From the genome of Pseudomonas sp. PDM14:
GTTCTGGGTCGCGTCATTGCCAAGGACGTGCCGAAGCCGGGCAGCGATGAAATCATCGTTCCGGCCGGTACCCTGGTCGACGAGCAGTGGGTCGAGTTCATCGAGCGCAACAGCATCGACGAAGTGATCGTGCGTTCGCCGATCAGCTGCGAAACCCGCTTCGGTATCTGCGCCAAGTGCTACGGTCGCGATCTGGCCCGTGGTCACCAGGTGAACATCGGTGAGGCGGTTGGCGTTATCGCTGCCCAGTCGATCGGTGAGCCGGGTACCCAGCTGACCATGCGTACGTTCCACATCGGTGGTGCGGCAAGTCGTACTTCGGCTGCCGACAGCGTCCAGGTGAAGAACGGTGGTGCGATCCGTCTGCACAACCTGAAGCACGTCGAGCGTCTGGACGGTAACCTGGTAGCGGTTTCCCGCTCCGGCGAGCTGGCCGTGGCCGACGAGTTCGGTCGTGAGCGCGAGCGCTACAAGCTGCCGTACGGTGCCGTGATTTCCGTGAAGGAAGGTGACAAGGTCGAAGCTGGCGCCATCGTCGCCAAGTGGGATCCGCACACCCACCCGATCGTGACCGAAATGAAGGGTACCGTGACCTTCGTCGGCATGGAGGAGGGCATCACCATCAAGCGCCAGACCGACGAACTGACCGGTCTGACCAACATCGAAGTCCTCGATCCGAAAGATCGTCCGGCGGCTGGCAAGGACATTCGTCCGGCGATCAAGATGGTCGACGGCAATGGCAAGGAGCTGCTGCTGCCAGGTACCGACGTACCGGCTCAGTACTTCCTGCCAGCGAACGCCCTGGTCGGTGTGGCTGACGGTGCGCAGATCGGTGTCGGTGACGTTATCGCCCGTATCCCGCAGGAAACCTCGAAGACTCGCGACATCACCGGTGGTCTGCCGCGCGTTGCCGACCTGTTCGAAGCGCGTCGTCCGAAGGAAGCCTCGATCCTGGCTGAAATCAGCGGCACCATCGCCTTCGGCAAGGAGACCAAAGGCAAGCGCCGTCTGGTCATTACCCCGACCGATGGCAGCGATCCGTACGAAGAGCTGATTCCGAAGTGGCGTCACCTGAACGTCTTCGAAGGCGAACAAGTGAATCGCGGCGAAGTCATCTCCGACGGTCCGAGCGATCCGCACGACATCCTGCGTCTGCTGGGTGTCAGCGCGCTGGCCAAGTACATCGTCAACGAGATCCAGGACGTTTACCGTCTGCAAGGCGTGAAGATCAACGACAAGCACATCGAGACCATCCTGCGTCAGATGCTGCGTAAAGTTGAGATCACCGAGTCCGGCGATTCCAGCTTCATCAAGGGCGACCAGATGGAACTGACTCACGTACTGGGCGAGAACGAGCGCCTGGGTACCGAAGACAAGTTCGTCTCCAAGTTCGACCGCGTGCTGCTGGGTATCACCAAGGCGTCGCTGTCCACCGAATCGTTCATCTCGGCGGCCTCCTTCCAGGAGACCACCCGCGTACTGACCGAAGCGGCCGTGACCGGCAAGCGCGACTACCTGCGCGGCCTGAAAGAGAACGTGGTGGTGGGTCGTCTGATCCCTGCAGGTACCGGTCTGGCCTACCACAGCGAGCGCAAGCGTCGCCGTGATCAGGACAAGCCAGTGCGTGTAAGCGCCAGTGAAGTGGAAGCCGCGCTGACCGAGGCGTTGAATTCCAGCAATTGAGTGCGAGGCCCCGGGCGATTCGTCACCCGGGGCTTTGCCTTGACGGTGGGTGAGAGTCTCTTTAGACTCATGCACCCCTAAATTTGGCAGGGCACATGCTCTGCCAATTTTTTGCTTTTGTTGAAAAATAGCGTCGAAAGACAACAGTGGAGCTAGTAGATGGCAACTATCAACCAGCTGGTACGTCAGCCGCGTAAGCGTATCGTCGAGAAATCCGACGTGCCTGCGCTGCAGAACTGCCCGCAGCGTCGTGGCGTGTGCACTCGTGTGTACACCACCACGCCGAAGAAACCGAACTCCGCACTGCGTAAAGTGTGCCGTGTTCGTCTGACCAACGGTTTTGAAGTCACCTCCTACATCGGTGGTGAAGGTCACAACCTGCAAGAGCACAGCGTCGTGCTGATCCGTGGCGGTCGTGTAAAAGACCTTCCGGGTGTGCGCTACCACACTGTTCGCGGTTCGCTGGACACCACTGGTGTCAAAGACCGTAAGCAGGGTCGCTCGAAGTACGGTACCAAGCGTCCGAAGTAATTCGGTTCGCCATTTTTCTTTTTGTTGAGTCGATAAGAGTAAGGTCGGGCGTAACCGAATGGTTATGGTCCCGGGCTAACCTGAAGACCGTTTGAGGGCTTATCATGCCAAGACGTCGTGTAGCAGCTAAGCGTGAGATTCTGGACGATCCGAAATACGGAAGCCTGATTCTCGCCAAATTCATGAACCACGTGATGGAAAGCGGCAAGAAAGCAGTCGCCGAGCGCATCGTTTACGGTGCCCTGGAAACTGTCAAAGCGCGCAAGAACAGCGATCCCCTGGAGATCTTCGAGAAAGCTCTCGACGCCATCGCTCCGCTGGTCGAAGTGAAGTCCCGCCGTGTAGGCGGTGCGACTTACCAGGTTCCGGTCGAAGTTCGCCCATCCCGTCGTAACGCCCTGGCCATGCGCTGGCTGGTGGACTACGCCCGCAAGCGCGGTGAGAAGTCCATGGCTCTGCGCCTTGCTGGCGAGCTCCTGGATGCTGCCGAAGGCAAAGGTGCTGCAGTTAAGAAGCGTGAAGACGTACACCGTATGGCTGAGGCCAACAAGGCCTTCTCGCACTACCGCTTCTAATTTCAGTGCTTCTAAATTTGCGAGGGCTTTATGGCTCGTACTACACCGATTAATCGCTACCGTAACATCGGTATCGTGGCTCACGTGGATGCTGGTAAAACCACTACCACCGAGCGCGTCCTTTTTTACACCGGCAAAAGCCACAAAATGGGCGAGGTGCATGATGGCGCCGCGACCACAGACTGGATGGTGCAGGAGCAGGAGCGTGGTATTACCATCACTTCCGCTGCTATCACCGCCTTCTGGAAGGGCTCCGAGAAGCAGTACAAGGACGAGCACCGCTTCAACGTCATCGATACCCCCGGTCACGTGGACTTCACTATCGAAGTAGAGCGCTCCCTGCGCGTACTCGACGGCGCTGTCGTGGTGTTCTGTGGTACCTCGGGCGTTGAGCCGCAGTCGGAAACCGTATGGCGTCAGGCCAACAAATACGGCGTCCCGCGTCTTGTTTACGTAAACAAGATGGACCGTGCTGGTGCAGACTTCCTGCGCGTGATCAGTCAGATCAAGCAGCGCCTGGGTCACACCCCGGTTCCAATCCAGCTGGCTATCGGTTCCGAAGACAACTTCCAGGGTCAGATCGATCTGATCAACATGCAGGCTGTTTACTGGAACGATGGCGACAAGGGCATGGTTCCTGTTCGCAAGGAAATCCCTGCTGAGTTGCTGGCAGACGCCGAGAAGTGGCGCAGCAACATGGTAGAGGCTGCTGCCGAAGCCAACGAAGAGCTGATGAACAAGTACCTCGAGGGTGAAGAGCTCACCATCGAAGAAATCAAGCTCGCTCTGCGTCAGCGCACTATTGCTGGTGAGATCGTTCTGGCTGTCTGCGGTTCTTCCTTCAAGAACAAGGGTGTTCCCCTGGTTCTCGACGCCGTTATCGACTTCCTGCCTGCTCCGACCGACATTCCCGCTATCAAGGGTTCCAACCCGGATAACGAGGACGAGGAAATGGAGCGTCATGCAAGTGACGACGAGCCTTTCGCGGCTCTGGCGTTCAAGATCGCTACCGACCCATTCGTGGGTACCCTGACCTTCGTCCGTGTTTACTCGGGCGTTCTGGCCTCCGGCGACGGTGTGGTCAACTCGGTCAAGGGCAAAAAAGAGCGCGTGGGTCGTATGGTGCAAATGCACGCCAACGCCCGCGAAGAGATCAAGGAAGTGCGCGCTGGTGACATCGCGGCCTTGATCGGCATGAAGGACGTCACCACTGGTGAGACTTTGTGCAACGCTGACAAGCCGATCATTCTGGTTCGCATGGACTTCCCGGAGCCGGTTATTTCGGTTGCCGTAGAGCCTAAGACCAAGGACGACCAGGAAAAAATGGGTATCGCTCTGGGCAAGCTTGCTCAGGAAGACCCGTCTTTCCGCGTCAAGACCGATGAAGAGACTGGCCAGACCATCATCTCCGGTATGGGCGAGTTGCACCTGGACATCCTGGTCGACCGCATGCGCCGTGAGTTCAACGTCGAAGCCAACATCGGTAAGCCTCAGGTTTCCTATCGTGAGCGCATCACGAAGAACTGCGAAATCGAAGGCAAGTTCGTTCGTCAGTCCGGTGGTCGTGGTCAGTTCGGTCACTGCTGGGTTCGCTTCGCACCTGCTGATGAAGGTCAGGAAGGTCTGCAGTTCGTCAACGAAGTGGTAGGTGGTGTTATTCCGAAGGAATACATCCCGGCGATCCAGAAGGGTATCGAAGAGCAGATGAAGAACGGCGTCGTTGCCGGTTATCCGCTGATCGGCCTGAAGGCTACCGTTTTCGACGGCTCCTACCACGATGTCGACTCCAACGAGATGGCGTTCAAGGTGGCTGCTTCCATGGCGACCAAGCAACTGGCCCAGAAGGGCGGTGGTGAGTTGCTTGAGCCGATCATGGCGGTAGAGGTCGTTACTCCTGAGGACTATATGGGTGACGTGATGGGCGACCTTAACCGCCGTCGCGGCATGATCTTGGGTATGGAAGACACGGTCTCCGGCAAAGTAATTCGCGCCGAAGTTCCGCTGGGCGAGATGTTCGGTTACGCGACCGATGTCCGCTCCATGTCCCAGGGTCGCGCGAGCTACTCTATGGAATTCAAGAAATACAACACAGCTCCGTCGCATATCGTCGAGTCTGTAACCAAAAAACAAGGCTAATCCAGCCCTTTAGGCAAGAGGTTCACTGTCGTGGCTAAAGAAAAGTTCGAACGTAACAAACCGCACGTCAACGTAGGCACCATCGGTCACGTTGACCACGGTAAAACCACTCTGACCGCTGCTCTGACCCGCGTTTGCTCCGAAGTATTCGGTAGCGCCCGTGTCGACTTCGACAAGATCGATAGCGCCCCGGAAGAAAAAGCTCGCGGTATCACCATCAACACCGCTCACGTAGAGTACGACTCCTCTGTTCGTCACTACGCGCACGTTGACTGCCCGGGTCACGCTGACTATGTGAAGAACATGATCACTGGTGCTGCCCAGATGGACGGCGCGATCCTGGTTTGCTCCGCTGCTGACGGCCCGATGCCGCAGACTCGCGAGCACATCCTGCTGTCCCGTCAGGTAGGTGTTCCGTACATCGTTGTCTTCCTGAACAAGGCTGACATGGTTGACGACGCCGAGCTGCTGGAACTGGTCGAGATGGAAGTTCGTGACCTGCTGTCCACCTACGACTTCCCGGGCGACGACACTCCGATCATCATCGGTTCCGCTCTGATGGCTCTGAACGGCCAAGACGACAACGAAATGGGCACCAGCGCTGTGAAGAAGCTGGTTGAAACTCTGGATAGCTACATTCCAGAGCCGGTTCGTGCCATCGATAAGCCGTTCCTGATGCCGATTGAAGACGTTTTCTCGATCTCCGGCCGCGGTACTGTAGTTACCGGTCGTGTAGAGCGCGGTATCGTCAAGATCCAGGAAGAAATCGAAATCGTTGGTCTGCGTGACACCACCAAGACCACCTGCACCGGCGTTGAAATGTTCCGCAAGCTGCTCGACGAAGGTCGTGCTGGCGAGAACTGCGGTGTACTGCTGCGCGGCACCAAGCGTGACGACGTAGAGCGTGGTCAGGTTCTGGCCAAGCCGGGCACCATCAAGCCGCACACCAAGTTCGAAGCTGAAGTGTACGTTCTGTCCAAAGAAGAGGGTGGTCGTCACACTCCGTTCTTCAAAGGCTACCGTCCGCAGTTCTACTTCCGTACCACTGACGTGACCGGTTCGTGCGAACTGCCGGAAGGCGTTGAGATGGTAATGCCGGGCGACAACGTGAAAATGGTTGTCACCCTGATCAAGCCGATCGCCATGGAAGACGGCCTGCGTTTCGCGATTCGCGAAGGCGGCCGTACCGTTGGCGCCGGCGTGGTTGCCAAGATCGTCGAGTAATCGAAGATCGCGTTAAAAGAAAAGGCCCTTCGGGGCCTTTTCTGTTTTCTGGTGTGGGCGTTGACACTCCCTGGGTGCATCCGTACAATCACGCCTCCTTTTAACGGGCGTAGTCCGTCCGTTGGGGATAGCAGAGATAGAGTCTGAGGTCAAAATGCAAAACCAACAAATCCGTATTCGGTTGAAGGCTTTTGACCATCGCCTGATCGATCAATCCACCCAGGAAATCGTGGAAACCGCGAAACGTACTGGTGCTCAGGTGCGTGGTCCTATTCCTCTGCCTACTCGCAAGGAGCGTTTCACTGTACTGGTCTCTCCGCACGTCAACAAAGACGCGCGCGATCAGTATGAGATTCGCACTCATAAGCGTGTTCTGGACATCGTCCAGCCGACGGATAAAACCGTTGACGCGCTGATGAAGCTTGATCTTGCGGCTGGCGTGGAAGTGCAGATCAGCCTCGGCTAAAACCTTGGGGTTTTAGTCGTGTAACGCTCTGAAATGGGCGGCCATAGCGGGTGAAAGCCCCGTACACTCATGAGGTTACAACATGACTATTGGTGTAGTCGGTCGTAAGTGCGGCATGACCCGCATTTTCACCGAAGAAGGTGTCTCCATTCCGGTTACGGTCATTGAGATCGAGCCGAATCGCGTCACTCAATTCAAAAATGAAGAAAGCGACGGCTATCGCGCTGTGCAGGTTACCGTTGGTGAGCGTCGTGCTTCCCGCGTAACCAAGGCTCAGGCTGGCCACTTTGCCAAGGCAAATGTCGCTGCTGGTCGCGGTGTCTGGGAATTCCGTCTTGAAGAAGGCGAATACCAGGCTGGCGATCAGATCACCGCAGAGTTGTTCCAGGCTGGTCAGCTGGTGGATGTCACTGGCGAATCCAAGGGTAAAGGCTACGCCGGTACCATCAAGCGCTGGAACTTCCGTGGCCAAGACAACACTCACGGTAACTCCGTCTCTCACCGCGCCCCGGGCTCCATCGGCCAGTGCCAGACTCCTGGTCGTGTATTCAAGGGCAAAAAAATGTCCGGTCATATGGGCGCTGAGCGCGTGACCGTGCAGTCCCTGGAAGTTGTGCGCGTCGACGCTGAACGCAATCTGCTGCTCGTCAAGGGTGCCGTTCCTGGCGCTACTGGCGGCAACCTGGTTGTGCGTCCGGCTGCCAAGGCTCGCGGTTAAGGGGAGATGCTGAGATGCAATTGAATGTAAATAACGCTCAGGCGATCGAAGTCTCCGAAGCAACCTTCGGTAGCGAGTACAACGAGACTCTGGTTCACCAGGCCGTTGTCGCTTACATGGCTGGCGGCCGTCAGGGCAGCAAGCAGCAGAAGACCCGTTCCGACGTGTCCGGTGGCGGTAAGCGCCCGTGGCGTCAGAAAGGTACTGGTCGTGCTCGTGCCGGTACTACTCGTGGTCCGATCTGGCGTGGCGGTGGTGTGACCTTCGCTGCTCGCCCGCAGAACCATGATCAGAAGCTCAACAAGAAGATGTATCGCGCCGCTCTGCGCTCGATCCTCTCCGAGCTGGTGCGTCTGGATCGTCTGGTTGTCGTGGAAGATTTCGCTGTTGATGCACCGAAAACCAAGGTTCTCCTGGACAAGCTGACTGGCATGGGTCTGAACGACGTTCTGATCGTGTCCGAGGCTGTCGATCAGAATCTGTACCTGGCTGCGCGCAACCTGCCGCACGTCGACGTACGTGACGTTCAGGGTTCCGACCCGGTCAGCCTGATCGCCTACGACAAGGTGTTGATCACCGTGTCCGCCGTGAAGAAATTCGAGGAGCTGCTGGGATGAACCAGGAACGCGTATTCAAAGTGCTGGTTGGCCCGCATATCTCCGAGAAAGCCACCGTGCTGGCAGATGGCAAGAGCCAATTCGTTTTCAAGGTTGCTACTGATGCAACCAAGCTGGAAATCAAGAAGGCCGTCGAA
Proteins encoded in this window:
- the rpsL gene encoding 30S ribosomal protein S12, which codes for MATINQLVRQPRKRIVEKSDVPALQNCPQRRGVCTRVYTTTPKKPNSALRKVCRVRLTNGFEVTSYIGGEGHNLQEHSVVLIRGGRVKDLPGVRYHTVRGSLDTTGVKDRKQGRSKYGTKRPK
- the rpsG gene encoding 30S ribosomal protein S7 yields the protein MPRRRVAAKREILDDPKYGSLILAKFMNHVMESGKKAVAERIVYGALETVKARKNSDPLEIFEKALDAIAPLVEVKSRRVGGATYQVPVEVRPSRRNALAMRWLVDYARKRGEKSMALRLAGELLDAAEGKGAAVKKREDVHRMAEANKAFSHYRF
- the fusA gene encoding elongation factor G, yielding MARTTPINRYRNIGIVAHVDAGKTTTTERVLFYTGKSHKMGEVHDGAATTDWMVQEQERGITITSAAITAFWKGSEKQYKDEHRFNVIDTPGHVDFTIEVERSLRVLDGAVVVFCGTSGVEPQSETVWRQANKYGVPRLVYVNKMDRAGADFLRVISQIKQRLGHTPVPIQLAIGSEDNFQGQIDLINMQAVYWNDGDKGMVPVRKEIPAELLADAEKWRSNMVEAAAEANEELMNKYLEGEELTIEEIKLALRQRTIAGEIVLAVCGSSFKNKGVPLVLDAVIDFLPAPTDIPAIKGSNPDNEDEEMERHASDDEPFAALAFKIATDPFVGTLTFVRVYSGVLASGDGVVNSVKGKKERVGRMVQMHANAREEIKEVRAGDIAALIGMKDVTTGETLCNADKPIILVRMDFPEPVISVAVEPKTKDDQEKMGIALGKLAQEDPSFRVKTDEETGQTIISGMGELHLDILVDRMRREFNVEANIGKPQVSYRERITKNCEIEGKFVRQSGGRGQFGHCWVRFAPADEGQEGLQFVNEVVGGVIPKEYIPAIQKGIEEQMKNGVVAGYPLIGLKATVFDGSYHDVDSNEMAFKVAASMATKQLAQKGGGELLEPIMAVEVVTPEDYMGDVMGDLNRRRGMILGMEDTVSGKVIRAEVPLGEMFGYATDVRSMSQGRASYSMEFKKYNTAPSHIVESVTKKQG
- the tuf gene encoding elongation factor Tu, with translation MAKEKFERNKPHVNVGTIGHVDHGKTTLTAALTRVCSEVFGSARVDFDKIDSAPEEKARGITINTAHVEYDSSVRHYAHVDCPGHADYVKNMITGAAQMDGAILVCSAADGPMPQTREHILLSRQVGVPYIVVFLNKADMVDDAELLELVEMEVRDLLSTYDFPGDDTPIIIGSALMALNGQDDNEMGTSAVKKLVETLDSYIPEPVRAIDKPFLMPIEDVFSISGRGTVVTGRVERGIVKIQEEIEIVGLRDTTKTTCTGVEMFRKLLDEGRAGENCGVLLRGTKRDDVERGQVLAKPGTIKPHTKFEAEVYVLSKEEGGRHTPFFKGYRPQFYFRTTDVTGSCELPEGVEMVMPGDNVKMVVTLIKPIAMEDGLRFAIREGGRTVGAGVVAKIVE
- the rpsJ gene encoding 30S ribosomal protein S10: MQNQQIRIRLKAFDHRLIDQSTQEIVETAKRTGAQVRGPIPLPTRKERFTVLVSPHVNKDARDQYEIRTHKRVLDIVQPTDKTVDALMKLDLAAGVEVQISLG
- the rplC gene encoding 50S ribosomal protein L3, with protein sequence MTIGVVGRKCGMTRIFTEEGVSIPVTVIEIEPNRVTQFKNEESDGYRAVQVTVGERRASRVTKAQAGHFAKANVAAGRGVWEFRLEEGEYQAGDQITAELFQAGQLVDVTGESKGKGYAGTIKRWNFRGQDNTHGNSVSHRAPGSIGQCQTPGRVFKGKKMSGHMGAERVTVQSLEVVRVDAERNLLLVKGAVPGATGGNLVVRPAAKARG
- the rplD gene encoding 50S ribosomal protein L4 — its product is MQLNVNNAQAIEVSEATFGSEYNETLVHQAVVAYMAGGRQGSKQQKTRSDVSGGGKRPWRQKGTGRARAGTTRGPIWRGGGVTFAARPQNHDQKLNKKMYRAALRSILSELVRLDRLVVVEDFAVDAPKTKVLLDKLTGMGLNDVLIVSEAVDQNLYLAARNLPHVDVRDVQGSDPVSLIAYDKVLITVSAVKKFEELLG